The following is a genomic window from Lysinibacillus sp. JNUCC-52.
GATGGCATTATCCCAAATGCAAATTACGAAGATTGAGCGTCGTGCAAAATATATATTTTTTCATTTGATGAAAGAGCAGTTGTCTTATGTTTTGGTCAGTCATTTAGGGATGACAGGTGCATGGTTTATTGTGGACACGCCTGAAGATATCAATGAGGAAAAATTTAAAAAGCATATACATGCGACTTTTCAAATGGCAGACGGCGGTTATTTAATATACTCAGATATTCGTCGTTTTGGTGAGCTACGTTTTTTAACAAAAATAGAAGACCATGCACCATTAACAAAAATGGCGCCTGAACCTTTTGATGAAGCAGCATGCGATTATTTTATAGCGAAATCATTGCTGCCGAAATACGAGAAAAAAGCAGTTAAAGAAGTAATTATGGATGGGCAAGTAATCTCGGGCTGCGGCAATATTTATGCCACAGAGGCGCTGTTTGCACAAAAAATCCACCCTGCTCGTAAAATGAACCGAATAAGTGAAAAGAGGAAACGTGCTCTTTTTGCTGCGATTGTAGATGTTTTGCGTCAAAGCATTGAAGCGGGAGGTTCGACAATTTCAGATTATCGAAATATTAATGGTGGAGCAGGTAGCATGCAAAACCGTTTACAAATGTATGGGAAGAAGATATGCCCGGAGTGTGGGACAGGGACGAGTCAAATGACAATTGGTGGACGTACATCAGTATTTTGTCCAAATTGTCAACATTAAAGGGGAACTAATTATGATTATCGGATTAACAGGAAGTATTGCGAGTGGCAAAAGTACAGTCGCAAAAATGATGACAGCACTAGGTTTACCAATAGTCGATGCAGATGTTGTCGCACGTGATGTAGTTAAACCAGGTACAGAAACGTTAGCACTCATTGTACAAAACTTTGGAGAAAATATATTGCTTGATGATGGCAATCTAAATCGTCCGAAGTTAGGTGATATTATTTTCCATGAGCCTGCGAAACGAAAAATTTTAAATGATATTATGCATCCTGCTATTCGTCAGGAAATGCTAACTCAACGTGATGCATATTTGGAAGCTGGACAAAAACATGTTGTCATGGATATTCCATTACTTTTTGAAAGCAAATTGCAGCATTTTGTTGAGCGCATCCTTGTTGTTTCAGTTAGTGAAGAAGTCCAGCTTAGACGTTTAATGGAGCGCAATCAATTATCAAAAGAAGATGCACTAGCACGCATGCATTCACAGTTACCAATGTCTGTGAAAGAGAAAAGTGCTCATGCTGTCATTTATAACAACGAAAATATACAGCAAACTGAAGAGCAGTTAATTAAGATTCTTACGCATTGGGGCGTACTTTAGAAAAGTGCGGAGATAATAGTACTATCAAAGGCATCAAGAAGTTTTACTCTTGATGTCTCTTGTTATTTTTAGTCTTTTTAGAATTGAAATGTCATTCAACTACCCAATTAAACATCCTATTTGATCAAATCCCCTTTATAAAGATGAATAATTGTTTTTCTGAGTTAGCAAAACACGATTACGTTGTTTAGTTGATTGGAGCGGAAAGCATCTGCACAGAGTGGAAATCAACGGCAGTAGCAAAATGCATTCTTTGCGCAGCGATAATTGCTGCGCATTTTTTTGTTTTTATGCGAAATAATAAGGATGAAATACTGTATTTTTTCATTTTTTAAAAGGTTCTATTTTTCAGAAAATAAGAACTTTTTTATTATGGATATATAATGTTCATCTTTTTTAAAATTGTGTTATACTAATTAGCATAAAGTATATAATGAATATGAGTATGCACTCACAGGAGG
Proteins encoded in this region:
- the mutM gene encoding bifunctional DNA-formamidopyrimidine glycosylase/DNA-(apurinic or apyrimidinic site) lyase, producing MPELPEVEGVVQALKPEIEGRTIKQVQLSEVIRFSYDEGKQCIVKQAEPDAFEMALSQMQITKIERRAKYIFFHLMKEQLSYVLVSHLGMTGAWFIVDTPEDINEEKFKKHIHATFQMADGGYLIYSDIRRFGELRFLTKIEDHAPLTKMAPEPFDEAACDYFIAKSLLPKYEKKAVKEVIMDGQVISGCGNIYATEALFAQKIHPARKMNRISEKRKRALFAAIVDVLRQSIEAGGSTISDYRNINGGAGSMQNRLQMYGKKICPECGTGTSQMTIGGRTSVFCPNCQH
- the coaE gene encoding dephospho-CoA kinase (Dephospho-CoA kinase (CoaE) performs the final step in coenzyme A biosynthesis.) — its product is MIIGLTGSIASGKSTVAKMMTALGLPIVDADVVARDVVKPGTETLALIVQNFGENILLDDGNLNRPKLGDIIFHEPAKRKILNDIMHPAIRQEMLTQRDAYLEAGQKHVVMDIPLLFESKLQHFVERILVVSVSEEVQLRRLMERNQLSKEDALARMHSQLPMSVKEKSAHAVIYNNENIQQTEEQLIKILTHWGVL